The Phycodurus eques isolate BA_2022a chromosome 17, UOR_Pequ_1.1, whole genome shotgun sequence nucleotide sequence ATCATATCATTGTTTTCGTCTTAAGttttcccatttaaaaacacagtGAAATGCTTAATCATGATCCATTCGAATGCTCCCCCCTTACTTCATATGCAATGGACTAGTCCATCTTCATAAGCGAATGTGCAGACTTGATTCGGGAAGATGATACAAACTTGTTGGTACGGTCGTGAGGAAAATGAAGCAGTTGCTGGAGTCCttgcattttaacattttgctCCAAATGAAAGCCAAAGATGGAAGACGATATAgctaaacctaaaaaaaaaataaaatctccaaaTTCGACTACCAATCGAAACAGGATCTAATTATTAAAGTAAGACCAATGCCGGAGATGAAAGACCTGCTTTAAATACCAGGTCAGAAAATGCCAAGTTGCCAGTTCTTAATTTCAGGCTGCTAATTTAATGGCAAATTCGCCACTCTGTTtgtatatttgtaaatgttacAATCGGTGCCTCAACAGGCCTGAACTTCACCACACGTCACTGTGGTGTGCACGCCTTAGCCTTACGGTGGTAGTAGTTTGACACAGGTGATTAATGATGACCGTtagcaaaataaaatgctaacagcTAAATTCTAGCAGTTTTGTTTCTACTGAGCCTCGCAAATCTATTGTTGGATGTTCTATTCGGGGAAGTAACGCTAATTTGGTGGCCCAAAATGCACACATAAGCAACGCTAATTCTCATGAGCTcatctatggtgtttttcattgtaGGTTAGCGTTAACATAGGAGATTTACATTAGTCTTATGATAATGGAAGTGATGTTGTGTTGAAAGTAGAagtcaagatgtatcacttAAACATAGTTCCATGTACTACTTTTTtgttagacagggctttggcggcatctGGTGGTAACTTAGAAACAGCACAAAAACCATGAATAGTTGAGTTCTTCAGCAAACAAGTGGGGCTAGGTTACAAAAACCGAAACATGAATAGGTGAATAGTCAACCGCGAATATGTGGGGGATTATTGTCGTCCAAACATTGCGATGGCTGTTTCATGTCTGCTTGGTTTAAAGTGTTTGAAAAGTTGATGTTCTTGAAATATGGACTGTTACCAGCGACAGGATATCTACCGAACTCTCTCATGATTGGCCAGATCAAACGTGAGCAACGTGCTATCGTTAGGTGATTGATGGGACGTACTGAGTGACGGTCTGCAGGCTGCCAACCCGCCGTCACCTCCCTCAGATAGAGCGCTCTGACCCGCACGCATTCTATCAGCGTTGGCCGGTGATGTGTCGATGTGCGTCCGAGATACCGAGGTGATTAAAGTCATCATCTTGTCTACACGCCGTTCTACTTGCGCCACCCGAGAGAAAGGTCCTCGTCGAACCACGGAGAACCTTTCCGGAGCGTGAACTTGTAACGAAGCAGCTGCTCAATTCAGGGACTGGACCCTTCGGAGGATCCCACATACGTGGTTTGTGGCGGGGAGATGTTAGTAGTTGTAGAAGAAGCTAAATATTAACTTATCTGGTTATGACTGCGCTGGCAAACTCTTCGCTTTGTCATTTTTACTATGCTAATTGACTTAGGAGACATATTACACACAGTTAGTTATCGTCACCAAGTCCGACATAAGGATTTGCGATTGTGAATATGAAACAAGTTTGACGGTTTTTCAAGCAGATTGGAGAGCTACAATGCCTCTTAACACACCACTTCCCCcgggataatcgctcaggatgaTGTTTAGAAACATCAGCTAATCGGACCTTCGCCGACTTTGATTGGAAGAGGGCAATCGGGCTCAAATTAGTCTCGATTATCGGTATGTGCGCACCCCACTTTAGGCTAGGTATCCACCAAGGATGGTGCAatgaattataataattattattctgATTAATATAGGGATTATTTGCATGCATCATGCATTTGAAGGATGCATTTGAGGCAGCCTCGAACTGTGTAAGTCTGTAAGCAAGGTGATCAGACACTCtcataaagtgtttttttttatttattttatttatttatttttttaaataatcttaGTGGGTGAATTTCAGGACTAAAGTATCTAAATGTATTTGCACCTCTTCCAGGACCGTAAAAATACAGGCATCAAGTTGTCAAGGGTACAAAATTGGAACATTTGAGGGCACCTCCCTAGCGAGACGCCACCGTCAAAGGTGAACGCATTTCCTGGTTAGAGTTAAGGAAACATCTTGGTCGGGTCATCCTGGTTACAAGacggaagaggaagaggaaacgAACGGAGGTCTACGTTGCGATGTTGTGCGACAAACAGTGGCCCCAAGGCATGTCTCAGGATCAAGGATCGTCTGTGGTCTGAAGCCATGCCAACATACACACTCACCTACTTttgccatccattttttttccccacatctCGATCAAAATTCTACAATCTCataacacccacacttttccgaGTGAAGGGCTTCAACACCCACGCGTTTTGTCGCACTCATGGGGGAGGGGAGTGTTttcacacccacacttttccaaGTGAAAGGCTTTTCAACAGGAAAACTTTTCCCAGTGAAGGTTtttaacacccacacttttcatcTCAACTGCAACGTGTTgaaacacccacacttttcccagtGAAAGGCTTTAACCCCCACACTTTGTCACACTCACGGTGATATTTGTGTACAAAGACCTAAACTTTTTCCTTGTGGAcgttttcaacacccacacttttcatcTCACCCGCCGTGTGGATGTTGAAGCCTTTTGCCAGGAAAAGTGTGCATGTcaatccaccccccccccacgagTGCGAGGGCCCCCAGAGCCTTTTTGTACCGAGCAAGTTGAATTTCTGCTTCCACGACGATCATCCCATCCCATCATCCCCACAAACGCACTGAAAAGCAGACCCAACACGCAAACCTGACTTCAAGCGAAGTCACACGAGACTTAGTGACTTCGCGCGTGATGGCGGCTTGAAGTGCACGTCGTGTATTGACGAGGGAGCAGGAAGGGGGCTTAGCTTCGCCTCGCCTTCCACTGCCTGCGTGACAGGCACAAGACCGACACATGTGGACATGAGACAGCCCCCTAGGTGTCTCACTTTCTCGCCGTTCGCGCTGCTTCGTCCGCAGCCTTGACGTCAGCGCCGTGTTGATTCGCTCCGGCGGCGAGACAAGGGAAGGAGTTCGTGCGTGTTGAGAGAGAGAACCAGAGAGCGGGGCTTGACTATGCTCCACAAGCCCGCTGTCCCCCTCTGTTAGCCCGCGTACACTCCGGACGTGACTCGCTAACTTCAGGTGAGAACCCCCGACTGACACAAGCTAGCGCCACTTTACTAGCACTGTTTATATCTCATTATTAGGATCAATTGTAGCAATTGGAAGGCTTTCCACCGACTTTGTTGCGCTCGTTCACCGTGTTGGGGTGCACCTTTCGCCGTGTCCCCGTTCAACCTTGCCGAGTTGTTGACAAGCGTGGACGCCGCTCTTACCTTGGATGAAAGGTCCTTAAAGTTGACACAATGTGGAAATGGTTAACGGTAActtaaccacacacacaaaaaaaaaaaaaaaaaacaccagcgaCAAGCAGCGCCCACCTGGAGGAGTTTTGCGTAGTGGAGACCAAAGGACGCTTTAAACCCGGTGACGTTTCGGcgtgattttcttttaaaaaccgGTGCTTTTATTTTCTGCTTTAAGGACTGTAGGATATAGCcattgtgtatgtttttgacTTGATTGACAGCCGTCACAAAATGTGACGTTCTATTGTTTGTTTTGGCGTCATTTCCTCGGTGACCACCTGTGCGCCGATGAAGcgtacttcccccccccctctcccggAGCATGTGTCGGAATATCGAATGCATGTACATTTGTCCCACTCACATGATCGCATCGATCTGGAGGCGGCTTGCAtgtatttaaatgcaaaacGTGTTGTGTCTGCACCGTCTAGACGCAcggcttttgtgtgtgtgtgtattattaaTAACGCGCTTGGAAGAAAAAGGGCACCATTAAGTGCGCACACAAGCGAAGGAGCGCAACAagcattagtgtgtgtgtgtggggggggggggggggggggggggggggtcttacaTTGGTCGCTATTGGCAAAGCTGTAATAAAGATAATGTCGCGAATGACCTCCGTTGACTGACTGAGAGAGGCTGTCGTTTCGTCATCACGTCTCGTCTCCCGTTGTAAATCGATGCCAACCCGTGCAAACTCGCCGGGTCGACAGCAGTAGTATTTATTCACTGGTCATTCGCGCAAACAAAAGCTGCACATATATATTGGGATTCTCCGCACATGATGCATTGCATGATGCTGTCCACATGATGCAATTAGTGGTGTTTTTCAGAATGGCTGCAGGGGtgtatcacccccccccccccacacacacacacacaccccaccccAGTTTTGAAATGCCTGACAATATGCATTGAGTCTATATGTGATGGCTCAACTGTGCATGTCAAGTACAATGAACTATTTATTTGGATGCTGTTTAGTTAGTAGGTGGCTCAACATGTTGCCCACAAGAGTAATTGTTCGTTTTTGGATGTTTTAGTGTCGCAGCGTTGTGTCCCGCTTTTTCTCTCCCTTCCCAGCCATTTCTGGCCACCGCTCCCACCGCTCTCTCCCCCCGGTCTGTGATGGGAATACTGAACGAGAGTgctatttaatttccaaaaaggCCGCTTTGACACTCTTTTGTGAGGCTGCCTCAATTCGTGCCTGTTTAACCGGTCAGCTAAACGAATGAAGACATGTAGggcttcttttttctctctcttcgcATGACATATGTCGGCCTGATTGGTATGCAAGGCGAGCCAGGCAGACTGCTCACAAATTGTCTCTTTTCACAAATCTACAGTCGGTGCCGATGTTCTCGCTCTGGCGGTCTTTAGCATCCCTGCGGGGATGTTTGGATTGAAAAGACCACAATAACTTCCCACTCATTCAGAAGTCTTTGagcattttgatattttttagaATCGTTTCAAGCATGAAGTCCAACAGCGGCCTCTCTTGTATTGCAGGTTTCATCTGGTTTCCCACAGTAGCTAAAACCACTGCGGAGCGGGGGAAGGCTAGCCTCATGAGTTGGCCTCGCGCACTTCCTTTGACGTCATGGATTTAACAAAGATGGGTATGATCCAGCTGCAGAACCCCAACCACCCCACGGCGCTCCTGCACAAGGCCAACCAGATGCGCCTGGCGGGGACGCTGTGCGATGTGGTCATCATGGTGGACAGCCAGGAGTTCCACGCCCACCGGACTGTGTTGGCGTGCACCAGCAAAATGTTCGAGATCCTTTTCCACCGCAGCAGCCAACATTACACCTTGGACTTTCTGTCGCCAAAGACGTTCCAACAAATTTTGGACTACGCTTACACTGCCACGCTCCAGGCCAAGGTggaggacctggacgacttgctgtatGCGGCAGAGATCCTGGAGATCGAGTATTTGGAGGAGCAATGCCTCAAGATCCTGGAGACCATCCAGTCGTCGGACGAGAACGATGCAGAGGTCGGTGTTAACGACGGCAGCACCGAGGAGGACGATGAGCGCAAAGGCCATAATGGAGTCAAGAACTCCAAAAAGCATTCCATTGAGAACCTCTACCTGTCGGGTACAGAGCAACTGTCTGCCATGTCTGGCATGGTGGACCAGAGTCCCTCAGTCTCCACATCCTTTGGCGTCTCCAACCTGAGCCCCACCAAAGCCGCCGTGGACAGTTTGATGAGCATCGGCCAGACCCTGCTTCAGCaaggctttgggggcgaacacGGCAACGCCCACCACCTCATGAGTGAGATCAAGACTGAAATGATGCAGGTGGACATGGGCGGCAACGGCCACGAAAGCATGGAGTCCGGCGGCTCCAGCAATGGCGAGCGAGGCGGGGAGGACCGGAATCGAGACGGACCGGGCACGCCGACCAGGAGCAGCGTGATCACCAGCGCTCGCGAGCTGCATTACGTCCGCGACGATGGCATGGGCGACCCTCAAGCCGAAGTCAGCCACATGGGTTTGGAAGCCATGGCCGGGATGGCGGAGAAACACTTGGCGTCCTTCTACTCCCTCCCCGTCAATCACAAAGGCGAGGCCATCATGTCCATGCCGGTCTCGATGGCCTCCGCGCTGCCCATGTCGCCGGCCTTGGCAATGTCAGTGGACTTGAGTGCCTATGGCGGACTGCTTCCTCAAAGCTTCATCCAGAGGGAGTTCTTCAGCAAGCTCGGCGAGCTGGCGGTGGGCATGAAACCCGACGGCAGGAACCAGCACGAACGCTGCAATGTTTGTGGAGTGGAACTTCCGGACAACGAAGCTGTGGAGCAGCATAGGTAAGACAAGTTTCAGAACTTTGCATACGGTTCTCCGCTACTGTTGTTCTTCAACTTTTGGccttttaatttcaaaatgctAATGAGTTATATTTATATCGGGGGTCCTGGAGGTTTGTTTCCTTTCTTGGCTGCATTTACTCTACCTGTGCCACGCTAATACGTCATCTTTACAGTTGTATGCGTGAACAaagtcatactgtatgtggctaGCTGTAGAGGTCCTGTGTACTGACAGATTGTTGTCATAGAATTGTCAAATGTCTCCTACCATAAACGACATATTAACCCCTTACACTTGTAAAAGTCGTGCCCCTTCCCAACAAGGAGAAGCCGTAATGATGGCCAGTCCAGGAAATGAGCGCTACACTCTGGTATAAGGAGGTAGTTCCAAGACAGTGGAGCGGTAGTAAACTAGCATGACACTGCTGTTTTCACTCACAGCGTTAAAAGGCCATCTCAAGGCCTGTGAACCGAAGCGATAAAACGGAAAATGTCATATTTCCGAAGACCTTCTGAGTCCCATTGCATCATTTTATCTATCTCGGATGCACACGCTGGGTTTTCGCTGTGTCTTTCCTTGAAGGCTACCTTCAATGTTTGCGCATATCAATGGGAATGCACAGCGGTTAAAGTTCACTTAAGGATTTGAACCCTTTCACCTCTTGTGGGGCTCATACCTGGAATGATTTCCCTTCTGAATCTCACAGTGTCTCTTAACTACttttattgtggtgaagaagCAACTTTCTTAAACTAGAAGTTTCGTTGGAATGTAAATCAGAGCAACCTTTCATCAGTTCGACCTGCGGTAGCATTGGGCAAGTTTTAAACAGCTTTCAAAACGCACTACAAATGGAGTCCAGGCGCATTAAAGGACAGACAGCGCCGCATTGAGAAAAGTCTGCCGTGTGAAACGTTGCCTGTATTTCAAGAGGAATTTCATCAATTGGACCGAACTGGGAAATCTCGTATCAAAGGAGATTTCCACACCGTTTCATGCATTGATCTCGCAGCTCTGGCCCTCAGCATACTAATGGATTAATTTAGGCGGGTTGATCCATCGACAAGACTCTGTTAACCGTCCTGACGGCCTCCTGAAGTGTCAAAATCAAACGCTGCATCACCCacttgggggttggggggggtggAGTCCGCCCGACGATTCCGATGCTCCTCAGTGCGAGCCGGCTGCTTGTCTGTCTGCGCCCATTCCTTTCACGTTAAACATAAGATGTTTTATTTCAGGCGAGTGGGAGTCGCGTCGCCTTTGACTAATTACGCATCATTTCCCCGCTGCCACTGTGTCAGGGTCACCGCCGGCTCGGCAACAAACACACAGAGCTGGTAGAGTTCACTTGGTGCAGGCAGGTCACGTCAAACATGAGTGGGATTGTTTCCAGATGTGGCACAGGTCACTGGTGTGAGGTGACTCCGTATAttgaaagtgtgtgtatgttgaAATGAATGCGCCCGAAAGCACCATTTCCTGTTGAGATTTAGTTGCCACTCAAATGCACTCTGGTTTATAtcaataaaatgaacaaaatacccATTTGTAATTTGAAACTGTCTCTAGAAGTGCTTTATCCAGGTAGAAGTTTTCTAAATACTTTTGTTCGGGTGAAAATTAAACTCTTAAATTTTGATATTTGGATGGAATTGGAGATCAGATTGGCAGCACAGTGCACAAGTGTCTGCGAGAATGTTCTAAGGTTCTGGTTCAGGTTCTTCCTGTGCTTGTGTAGGAttaaaagtgattaaaaaaaaaaaggcatctttACACACTTTGAATGATTGATGTATAAATCATTGGGACAGCATTTAGGTATATTTGTATCAAGTTTCATTTTGTGTAATTTCAACAAAAATGCAACTGTTATTAGCAATAGCGCAAAAAAACagttgtatgtttgtttttaatttttgagcGAACTTGTAACAGTGGCTGACAAGGTAGCGCAACATGTTTCCACAAACCC carries:
- the zbtb16a gene encoding zinc finger and BTB domain-containing protein 16-A — protein: MDLTKMGMIQLQNPNHPTALLHKANQMRLAGTLCDVVIMVDSQEFHAHRTVLACTSKMFEILFHRSSQHYTLDFLSPKTFQQILDYAYTATLQAKVEDLDDLLYAAEILEIEYLEEQCLKILETIQSSDENDAEVGVNDGSTEEDDERKGHNGVKNSKKHSIENLYLSGTEQLSAMSGMVDQSPSVSTSFGVSNLSPTKAAVDSLMSIGQTLLQQGFGGEHGNAHHLMSEIKTEMMQVDMGGNGHESMESGGSSNGERGGEDRNRDGPGTPTRSSVITSARELHYVRDDGMGDPQAEVSHMGLEAMAGMAEKHLASFYSLPVNHKGEAIMSMPVSMASALPMSPALAMSVDLSAYGGLLPQSFIQREFFSKLGELAVGMKPDGRNQHERCNVCGVELPDNEAVEQHRKMHSGMKTYGCELCGKSFLDSLRLRMHLLSHSAGEKAIVCDQCGAQFQTEESLEAHRQIHTGSDMAIFCLLCGKRFQTQTALQQHMEVHAGVRSYICSECNRTFPSHTALKRHLRSHTAGDHPYECEFCGSCFRDESTLKGHKRIHTGEKPYECNGCGKKFSLKHQLETHYRVHTGEKPFECKLCHQRSRDYSAMIKHLRTHNGASPYQCTICLEYCPSLSAMQKHMKGHKPEDIPPDWRIEKTYLYLCYV